The Streptomyces sp. CC0208 genome window below encodes:
- a CDS encoding DUF5926 family protein, translating into MAKKRPQTKAKRPQITDGARAVGADGQIPVVGAREPCPCGSGRRYKACHGRAAAQAATELVHRPFEGLAGEGDWVALRELVPAATVELTLKSGLPEGVPSVTLATVLPMAWPALRRDDGSVLLGLQNDTASGDISRDLADTLQRALTAAPGTPVEGRRAPADGPRLQDLLDPEGAFEPVVHEGFEFWVPDAENATPEVTASLERANAAAIPTVRLTGVDAAYWCETPDKNHLRWVMPHPEEQLLDALARLHAAGKSNLGEGTRLVGSFRAHGLTVPVWDLPSGVTAEDVEKPAAEFAERLAGALATDAPLTADERRARGGLTNRQVTLS; encoded by the coding sequence ATGGCCAAGAAGCGACCCCAGACCAAGGCCAAGCGCCCGCAGATCACGGATGGCGCCCGCGCCGTAGGTGCTGATGGTCAGATTCCGGTCGTCGGCGCCCGCGAACCCTGCCCGTGCGGAAGCGGCCGCCGCTACAAGGCCTGCCACGGCCGGGCCGCCGCGCAGGCCGCGACCGAGCTGGTGCACCGCCCGTTCGAGGGCCTCGCCGGCGAGGGCGACTGGGTGGCCCTGCGCGAGCTGGTCCCCGCCGCCACGGTCGAGCTGACCCTGAAGAGCGGCCTTCCCGAGGGCGTCCCGTCGGTCACGCTGGCCACGGTCCTGCCGATGGCCTGGCCCGCCCTGCGCCGCGACGACGGCTCGGTCCTGCTCGGTCTGCAGAACGACACGGCGTCCGGCGACATCAGCCGTGATCTCGCCGACACCCTCCAGCGCGCGCTCACGGCGGCTCCCGGCACCCCGGTCGAGGGCCGGCGCGCCCCCGCCGACGGTCCGCGACTGCAGGACCTGCTCGATCCCGAAGGCGCGTTCGAGCCAGTTGTCCACGAGGGCTTCGAGTTCTGGGTACCGGACGCGGAGAACGCCACGCCCGAGGTGACCGCATCCCTGGAGCGGGCCAACGCGGCGGCCATCCCGACCGTCCGGCTGACCGGTGTCGACGCCGCCTACTGGTGCGAGACGCCGGACAAGAACCACCTGCGCTGGGTGATGCCGCACCCCGAGGAGCAACTTCTGGACGCGCTCGCGCGGCTGCACGCGGCCGGGAAGTCGAACCTCGGCGAGGGCACCCGGCTCGTCGGTTCCTTCCGCGCCCACGGCCTCACCGTCCCGGTGTGGGACCTGCCGAGCGGGGTCACCGCGGAGGACGTCGAGAAGCCGGCCGCCGAGTTCGCCGAGCGGCTCGCGGGCGCTCTGGCCACGGACGCACCGCTGACCGCCGACGAGCGCCGCGCCCGCGGCGGCCTCACCAACCGCCAGGTCACGCTGAGTTGA
- a CDS encoding ATP-binding protein, protein MRQRNVIGRFPVQANGASTPWRGAKEVSGVALVVAQEVPTSSSMAVPHGPAGVGEARHRMRVQLRRGGVAESVIDDAVLILSELLSNACKHGRPLGDALAGDGDVRAAWRVDAGGRLTVEVTDGGGPTRPAPATPSVTAHGGRGLNIITALADDWGVRDDARGEVTVWVIVHSDVHDPDAGCRRSDFATRVVAPSVAIPDLDFSDAFDDLG, encoded by the coding sequence ATGCGTCAGCGGAACGTGATTGGCCGGTTTCCGGTACAGGCCAATGGGGCATCCACACCGTGGCGTGGGGCGAAGGAGGTCTCGGGGGTGGCGTTGGTGGTGGCACAGGAGGTGCCCACGTCGTCGAGCATGGCCGTACCCCATGGCCCTGCGGGCGTGGGGGAAGCGAGACACCGTATGCGCGTGCAGCTGCGCAGGGGTGGCGTGGCGGAATCGGTCATCGACGACGCCGTACTGATTCTTTCCGAACTCTTGAGCAACGCGTGCAAGCACGGCCGGCCGCTGGGCGACGCCCTGGCCGGGGACGGCGATGTCCGCGCCGCCTGGCGGGTGGACGCGGGCGGCAGGCTCACGGTCGAGGTGACGGACGGCGGCGGACCCACCCGCCCGGCTCCGGCCACCCCCTCGGTCACCGCGCACGGCGGCCGCGGGCTCAACATCATCACCGCGCTGGCCGACGACTGGGGTGTCAGGGACGACGCCCGGGGCGAGGTCACGGTCTGGGTGATCGTCCACTCGGACGTTCACGATCCGGACGCCGGCTGCCGGCGGAGCGACTTCGCCACGCGGGTCGTGGCCCCGTCGGTGGCGATACCCGACCTGGACTTCTCGGACGCGTTCGACGATCTGGGCTGA
- a CDS encoding glycerophosphodiester phosphodiesterase has protein sequence MTHARQQLTQVVAHRGASEDAPEHTLAAYRKAIEDGADALECDVRLTADGHLVCVHDRRVNRTSNGRGAVSALELADLAALDFGSRRTREFWRTRDEEPDWVFRPEDREDTSVLTLERLLELVADAGRRVELAIETKHPTRWAGQVEERLLALLKRFGLDAPASAAESPIRVMSFSARSLHRVRAASPTLPTVYLLQFVSPRLRDGRLPAGVRIAGPSIRIVRNHPGYIERLKGAGHQVHVWTVNEPEDVDLCVELGVDAIITNRPRAVLDRLGR, from the coding sequence GTGACCCACGCACGGCAGCAGCTGACCCAAGTCGTCGCCCACCGCGGAGCCTCGGAAGACGCTCCCGAGCACACGCTCGCCGCGTACCGCAAAGCGATCGAGGACGGTGCGGACGCCCTCGAATGCGATGTACGTCTCACGGCCGACGGCCATCTCGTGTGCGTCCACGACCGACGGGTCAACCGTACGTCCAACGGCCGCGGAGCGGTCTCGGCCCTGGAACTCGCCGACCTCGCCGCCCTGGACTTCGGCTCGCGCAGGACCCGGGAGTTCTGGCGCACCCGCGACGAGGAGCCGGACTGGGTGTTCCGGCCCGAGGACCGGGAGGACACCTCCGTCCTGACCCTGGAGCGGCTGCTCGAACTCGTCGCCGACGCGGGGCGGCGGGTGGAGCTGGCCATCGAGACCAAGCACCCGACGCGCTGGGCGGGACAGGTCGAGGAGCGGCTGCTGGCACTGCTGAAGCGGTTCGGCCTGGACGCCCCCGCCTCCGCCGCCGAGTCGCCGATCAGGGTCATGAGCTTCTCGGCCCGGTCACTGCATCGCGTGCGTGCCGCCTCGCCGACCCTGCCGACCGTCTATCTGCTGCAGTTCGTCTCGCCCCGGCTGCGGGACGGCCGGCTGCCCGCGGGAGTGCGGATCGCGGGACCCTCGATCCGGATCGTGCGCAACCACCCCGGCTACATCGAGCGCCTGAAGGGGGCGGGCCACCAGGTGCACGTGTGGACCGTGAACGAACCCGAGGACGTGGACCTCTGCGTGGAGCTGGGCGTCGACGCCATCATCACCAACCGCCCGCGCGCGGTGCTCGACCGCCTGGGCCGCTGA
- a CDS encoding trypsin-like peptidase domain-containing protein: MSTENEGTAVPPAPSAPPVPVDAPAASAPQAASAAGAATTPAPPHASGGAQGPELVHAGSAPAYASAQGQQHGAPGGPEGAWPPPQPPGTPSYADGGAGGVGGAGGAGGAGPTGVWGAGYQQPAPKPKNGRGGLVAAILVAALVAGGLGGGLGYTLAKNNDSGSSTTLSASDSGGSVKRDAGTVAGVAQKALPSTVTIEAESTNGEGGTGTGFVFDKQGHIVTNNHVVADAVDGGKLTATFPNGKKYDAEVVGHAQGYDVAVIKLKNAPSDLQPLTLGNSDQVAVGDSTIAIGAPFGLSNTVTTGIISAKNRPVASSDGSGSNASYMSALQTDASINPGNSGGPLLDAQGSVIGINSAIQSTSGGGLGGTSQSGSIGLGFAIPINQAKYVAQQLIKTGKPVYAKIGASVSLEDSSGGAKITTEGAGGSAPVESGGPAAKAGLKPGDVITKLDDHVIDSGPTLIGEIWTHKPGDKVKITYERDGQTHTVDLTLGSRTGDS; encoded by the coding sequence GTGAGCACCGAGAACGAGGGCACTGCGGTACCCCCGGCCCCGTCTGCACCCCCCGTGCCGGTGGACGCTCCCGCGGCTTCGGCACCCCAGGCGGCCTCCGCCGCGGGCGCCGCCACCACTCCGGCCCCGCCGCACGCCTCCGGCGGCGCACAGGGGCCGGAACTCGTGCACGCGGGATCGGCTCCGGCGTACGCCTCGGCACAGGGGCAGCAGCACGGCGCCCCGGGCGGCCCCGAGGGCGCCTGGCCGCCGCCGCAGCCTCCGGGCACCCCGTCGTACGCCGACGGCGGTGCAGGCGGTGTGGGCGGTGCAGGCGGTGCGGGTGGCGCCGGTCCGACGGGTGTCTGGGGTGCGGGCTACCAGCAGCCGGCGCCGAAGCCGAAGAACGGCCGCGGTGGTCTCGTCGCCGCGATCCTGGTGGCGGCGCTGGTCGCCGGCGGCCTTGGCGGCGGTCTGGGCTACACCCTGGCCAAGAACAACGACAGCGGCTCCTCCACGACCCTGTCCGCCTCGGACAGCGGCGGCAGCGTCAAGCGTGACGCCGGCACCGTCGCGGGCGTGGCGCAGAAGGCCCTGCCCAGCACGGTCACCATCGAGGCCGAGTCGACCAACGGCGAGGGCGGCACCGGAACCGGGTTCGTCTTCGACAAGCAGGGCCACATCGTCACCAACAACCACGTGGTCGCCGACGCGGTCGACGGCGGCAAGCTGACCGCCACCTTCCCGAACGGCAAGAAGTACGACGCCGAGGTGGTCGGCCACGCGCAGGGCTACGACGTGGCGGTCATCAAGCTCAAGAACGCGCCGAGCGACCTCCAGCCGCTCACCCTGGGCAACTCCGACCAGGTGGCGGTGGGCGACTCCACGATCGCGATCGGCGCCCCCTTCGGCCTGTCGAACACCGTGACGACGGGCATCATCAGCGCGAAGAACCGCCCGGTGGCCTCCAGCGACGGCAGCGGCAGCAACGCCTCCTACATGAGCGCGCTGCAGACGGACGCGTCGATCAACCCGGGCAACTCGGGAGGCCCCCTCCTGGACGCGCAGGGCAGCGTGATCGGCATCAACTCCGCGATCCAGTCCACCAGCGGCGGCGGCCTCGGCGGCACCAGCCAGTCCGGCTCGATCGGCCTCGGCTTCGCCATCCCGATCAACCAGGCCAAGTACGTCGCCCAGCAGCTGATCAAGACCGGCAAGCCGGTCTACGCCAAGATCGGCGCGTCCGTCTCCCTGGAGGACTCCTCGGGCGGCGCGAAGATCACCACCGAGGGCGCCGGCGGCTCCGCCCCGGTCGAGTCGGGCGGCCCCGCCGCCAAGGCCGGCCTCAAGCCCGGCGACGTCATCACCAAGCTGGACGACCACGTCATCGACTCCGGCCCCACCCTGATCGGCGAGATCTGGACCCACAAGCCCGGGGACAAGGTCAAGATCACCTACGAACGCGACGGCCAGACCCACACGGTCGATCTCACCCTGGGCTCCCGCACCGGCGACAGCTGA
- a CDS encoding chaplin family protein: protein MKLKRIAAVAGVSGLLAFGGLAATGGTAEAATNVCGNSVNVGSSGNPAHGQTCINGQVKGNTGNVSVTTLLSQFHF from the coding sequence ATGAAGCTCAAGCGCATAGCCGCAGTCGCGGGCGTGAGCGGTCTGCTTGCGTTCGGCGGACTCGCCGCGACCGGCGGGACTGCGGAAGCCGCTACGAACGTCTGCGGCAACTCCGTGAACGTCGGCAGCAGCGGTAATCCGGCCCATGGTCAGACCTGCATCAACGGTCAGGTCAAGGGCAACACGGGCAACGTCAGCGTCACGACGTTGCTCTCGCAGTTCCACTTCTGA
- a CDS encoding integrase, with product MKSDLAAVPYSLRHAGVSLWIKSGVDPADVAARVGHSIAVLYRFYAKILKGGQQQSNRLTARALDEG from the coding sequence GTGAAGTCCGACCTTGCGGCGGTGCCGTACTCCCTGCGGCACGCCGGGGTGTCGCTCTGGATCAAATCGGGGGTGGATCCCGCCGACGTCGCCGCACGCGTCGGCCACAGCATTGCCGTGCTGTACCGGTTCTACGCGAAGATCCTCAAGGGCGGCCAGCAGCAGTCCAACCGCCTGACTGCCCGCGCGCTGGATGAGGGGTGA